A DNA window from Zingiber officinale cultivar Zhangliang chromosome 3A, Zo_v1.1, whole genome shotgun sequence contains the following coding sequences:
- the LOC122051123 gene encoding probable protein phosphatase 2C 60 produces the protein MFATLMNLLSSCWLPSDRYGYSGSDVGRQDGLLWYKDSGQHVYGEFSMAVVQANNLLEDQCQIESGSLSLSESGPYGTFIGVYDGHGGPETSRYINDHLFQHLKRFATEHQSISVDVVRKAYLATEEGFISLVASQWSTKPQLAAVGSCCLVGVVTGGMLYIANLGDSRVVLGKLVKATGEVLAVQLSAEHNVAIESMRQELQSVHPEDKQIVVLKHNVWRVKGLIQVSRSIGDVYLKKAEFNREPLYAKFRLRETFKKPILSSEPSISVHPLQPQDLFLIFASDGLWEHLSNQEAVDIVHNNPHSGSARRLVKAALQEAAKKREMRYSDLKKIDRGVRRHFHDDITVVVVFLDINLISRASSHRGPSLSINGGGGTVPVSSLVPYTIPP, from the exons ATGTTTGCAACGTTAATGAACCTGCTGAGTTCGTGTTGGCTGCCATCCGATCGATATGGCTATTCAGGTTCGGATGTAGGCAGGCAGGATGGGCTTCTATGGTATAAGGACAGTGGACAGCATGTTTATGGAGAGTTCTCTATGGCAGTGGTCCAAGCAAACAACTTGCTCGAGGACCAGTGTCAGATTGAATCTGGGTCACTGAGCTTAAGTGAATCTGGTCCCTATGGCACCTTTATTGGTGTATATGATGGTCATGGTGGACCAGAAACATCCCGTTATATCAATGATCATCTATTTCAGCATCTTAAAA gaTTTGCAACCGAACATCAATCGATATCTGTGGATGTAGTACGAAAGGCTTATCTAGCTACAGAAGAAGGCTTTATCTCATTGGTTGCCTCACAATGGTCAACAAAACCTCAGCTTGCTGCTGTTGGCTCGTGTTGTCTAGTTGGTGTAGTCACTGGTGGCATGCTGTATATTGCCAATCTTGGTGACTCCCGTGTCGTTCTTGGGAAACTTGTCAAAGCAACTGGAGAAGTTTTGGCTGTTCAGTTGTCAGCCGAACACAATGTAGCAATTGAATCCATGAGACAAGAGTTGCAGTCAGTGCACCCGGAAGATAAACAAATTGTTGTGTTGAAGCATAATGTTTGGCGCGTGAAGGGCTTAATCCAG GTTTCTAGATCAATCGGTGATGTCTACCTAAAAAAGGCAGAATTTAATCGGGAGCCATTATATGCCAAGTTCCGGTTAAGAGAAACTTTCAAAAAGCCTATACTCAGCTCGGAACCATCCATTTCAGTGCATCCATTGCAACCTCAAGATCTCTTTCTTATATTTGCATCAGATGGACTCTGGGAACATCTTAGCAACCAAGAAGCTGTAGATATTGTTCATAATAACCCTCACAGT GGAAGTGCTCGACGACTCGTTAAAGCTGCACTTCAGGAAGCAGCCAAGAAAAGGGAGATGAGATACTCAGACCTCAAGAAGATTGACCGTGGTGTTCGCCGGCATTTCCACGACGATATTACTGTTGTTGTCGTGTTCCTCGACATCAACCTAATTAGCAGGGCCAGCTCACACAGAGGCCCTTCTCTGTCTATAAATGGGGGTGGGGGCACCGTGCCTGTCAGCTCTCTTGTCCCTTATACAATACCCCCGTAA